AGCAGAACGGCAACTAGAGGCACGACAATATTCTTCATGCGATTAGACATGGTTTTCGCCACCCGCTTCCTTCCGTTTAGAACCGGCCATCAATAAACCTAATTCTTGTTCAGTTGTTTGTTTCGGGTCAACTACTGCTACAATTTCACCCTCATAAATAACAGCAATACGGTCGCTGACATTCATGATTTCATCCAATTCAAATGAAATAAGCAGCACAGCTTTCCCCTGGTCACGCTGTTCAATCAGACGCTTGTGAATGTATTCAATTGCTCCGACATCCAATCCGCGTGTCGGCTGAGCAGCGATCAGGAGATCTGGATTGCGGTCAATTTCACGTCCGATTATGGCTTTCTGCTGGTTACCTCCGGAAAGTGCCCTAGCAAGTGTATATTCACTTGGGGTTCTGACGTCGAATTCTTTAATCAGCTTTGTTGCTTTTCTGTAGATTTCTTTAAAGTTCAGAACACCTTTTTTAGAGAATGGAGCTTTGTAATAGGTTTGCAGAACCATATTCTCTCCAATTGGAAAATCAAGTACAAGTCCATGCTTATGACGGTCCTGAGGGATATGCCCTACGCCCGTCTCCGTTACTTTCCGCGGTGACATATTAATAATTTCTTTGCCATTCAATTTAATTGAACCGCTTTCAGACTTCCTCAAACCTGTAATAGCTTCTATTAACTCAGACTGTCCATTTCCATCTACACCGGCAATACCGACAATTTCCCCGGCCCGTACATTAAGGTTAAGCTTATTAACCACGCCAAGCCCCCGGGAATCTTTTACATTTAAATCCTGAATTTCAAGCACTTGCTCCTGTGGCTTCGATACTGTTTTATCCGTTTTAAAAGTAACTTCCCTTCCCACCATTAGACTGGCAAGTTCATTAGGATTCGTCTCGCTGACATTAACCGTACCGATGCCGACCCCTTTGCGGATGACCGTTACTCGATCACAAACTTCCATTATTTCCTTCAGCTTGTGGGTGATTAAAATAATAGATTTGCCTTCCTGGATTAAGGTTTTCATGATCTGAATAAGCTCTTTAATTTCCTGTGGAGTAAGAACTGCAGTAGGCTCATCAAAAATAAGGATTTCTGCTCCCCGATAAAGGGTCTTTAAAATCTCTACCCTCTGCTGCATTCCTACAGAAATATCTGAAATTTTCGCCTGCGGGTCAACAGCAAGTCCATATCGCTCAGAAATTTCCCTGACTTCCTTCTCAGCCTTTTTAATATCTATTTTTCCGCCTTTAGTCGTTTCTTTTCCTAGAATAATATTTTCAGTGACGGTGAAACGGTCTACTAGCATGAAATGCTGGTGGACCATCCCGATGCCCAAGTCGTTTGCTATATTTGGATCGGTGATGCGCACCGGCTTTCCTTTAACTTTTATTTCACCCTTTTCAGGCTGATATAAGCCAAAAAGGACGTTCATTAATGTTGATTTGCCCGCACCATTTTCGCCAAGCAGCGCATGAATTTCACCTGGTTTCAGCTGAAGCGTGATATTATCATTTGCTACGATTCCAGGAAACTCCTTGCGGATGTTGAGCATTTCAATAACATAATCCATTTGTTTCACTCCTTGCTCAAAATATATGGAAATCATTAGTAGTAAGAGGTCAGACCTTGGCAATTCTTAGAAAAACCTGGCCAAAATGCCAAGCTCATCTTAATGAATAGAAAAATATGATTATTGCATTAAAAATCTAAGTGAAATACAGAATTTTTTCTGTCCTTCAATTAAACTTTTAATTTTAAAAAAAGGAATAAGAGGCCGCAGTGCAACCTGCTTATTCCTTGTAAGTTAATTATTCAGCTGAAAAAGAAGCCAGTTCATCTTTTGTAGATGGAACAGTCAGGTCACCATTCTTGATCTTTTCCTGCCATTCTTTAACTGCACCTTCGATTTCTGCTTTAGTAGATACTTCCGGATTGATAGTAGCAAGGCCTACACCGTCTTCAGCCAATCCGTAAGTAGTCGTTTCTCCGCCAGGGAAGCTGCCGTCTTTTGCCTTTGTAGAAAGGTCCTTAACAGCATTGTCTACACGCTTAAGTGCAGATGTAAGGATTACATTGTGCTCTTTGCCATCGATTTCAACTACACCTTCAGCTGTCTGGTCTGAGTCAACACCAATTGCCCAAAGTTCTCTTGCCGGGTCTTTCTTTTTAAGGTCACGAGCTTCCTTGAATAGACCGTTGCCTGTTCCGCCAGCAGCGTGGAAGATTACGTCTACGCCAGAAGAGTACATTTTAGAAGCAATTGTCTGACCTAATTCAGCTTTATCAAATGCTCCAGCATATTGAACTTCTACTTTAATATCAGGGTTTACCGCTTGAACACCAGCAAGGAATCCAGATTCGAATCGCTCGATAACCGGAATCTCCATTCCGCCGATGAAACCGATTTTGTTTTCTTTAGTTGCTTTTGCTGCAGCAACACCTGCAAGGAATGCAGCTTCCTGCTCTTTGAACATGATGCTTGCTACGTTTGGCTGATCAACAACCGCGTCAACGATTCCGAAATGCGCATCCTTTTGCTGCTGGGCAATCTCATTGATTGCACCTTCCATTAAGAATCCGATACCGAAAACAAGATCAAAATCTTGACGAGCTAATGTATTAAGGTTTGTAGAATAGTCAGCATCTGACTGTGATTGAAGATAGTCAAATCCGCCTTTTCCTTTTTCAAGTCCATTCTCTTCACCAAATGCCTGTAATCCTTCCCAGGCAGATTGGTTAAATGATTTATCATCTACACCGCCGACATCTGTTACCATCGCTACAGAGAATGCTTTTTCTTTTTCGTCTCCGCCAGCTGTTTCTCCGCCTTTTTCTTCGCTTTTGCCGCAAGCACCCAGAATCGTTCCAGCAGCAAGAACTAAAGATAGCGCCAATCCGAATTTACGCTTTTTCAAGGTTGGTACCCCCTAAGAAATTGTTTTTGCATTAGCGGAATAATTGTGTTTTCGTATATCCCCCAAAAGCTAGATTCTCTTTCTGAGGACATGGAAACTGAACTTATCAGCTCTGAAATAATTGACCGAATAGAGAATCGGTGTATCCGCTTCATCGAAATGCATCTGCTTTAATACCAGCAATGCAGTTTCAGGGTCACATTCCAGAATAGGTGAAATTTTCTCGTGATAGCCAATAGGCTCGATTTGGGCAACAGCATAGGTGATTTTCCGGTTTGCCTCTTCTTCAAGCATGTTGAGGAGCGACTCTTGTTCGTGGGAAAATGTGTCCGGGAGAATATCCTCAGGAACTTTATCCACACAATAAACGACCGGTTCACCATTTGCAGTTCTCACCCGCTCAATCACGGCAATCTCCTGGTCTAACGAACATGAGAATCTGCGGATATCATCTTCAGTCGGTCCCATAGTTACAGAACTTAAGAAAACGGTTCCCGGCTTCATCCCTGCCTGCAAAATCATATTTGTGACACTATTAAGCTGTTCGATGCCTGATGTGAAAAGCGGCTTTGCATTGACAAAGGTGCCTACACCATGACGGCGGATAATTACGTTTTCTTCTTCAAGAATGCGCAATGCCTCCCTCAGTGTAGCTCTGCTAACACCAAGCTGTTTGGCAAGATCAAATTCAGACGGAAGTTTTTCTTTTTCTTTATAAACTCCATCTTCAATGTCTTGTTTTAATCGATCGATGACTTGCAAATATAAATGCCGGTTATCTGACTTAATAGACATGCAGGGTTCCTCCAACTTCAGTTCTCAAGACATCAGACCTCTGATGTTCAATCATTCCTACTAATCGAAAATACTATAACACTTTTTACCCAATAAAGAAATAGAAATTTATCAATTTGTCGAAAAAAGGTGAAAAGAACAAAATGTTTGTGAATCCCTCTGTACCAATTCCTTTTTTCTGGTATAATACTACTTTGAAAACGATTACATTTAAGATTTCTGCTAAAAAAGTAACTGACAATGAATCCTATTTTGTGATGAGTTTAAAGTACCATACCTCTTCATTTTATGTAAGCGTTTTTAGTAGTATGGCATATTCCCATACCTTTTTTTATTGACGTCATTTTTTTGCCCTATATCTCTCAAATACATTAAAAAATGGCCGTCCGAAGACTGGCCATTTTTTAATGTGTCATTCTTATAAAGTTTAGGAACTTGCTTCTTCCGAAGGCTTGCCCTGCAGCACAGCTCTTGGCTTGCTGCCTTCATATGGACCGACAATGCCCCTTGCTTCCATTTCATCAATCAGCCTTGCAGCTCTGGTATAGCCGATCCTGAATCTCCTTTGAAGCATGGATACAGAAGCAGTCTGCATTTCCAGAATCAATTCAACAGCTTCTTCATAAAGATCATCATCCACTTCTCCTGACGCTTCAGGGATATCCTCTGGAATCATCTCTTCCTGATATTGTGCCTTCTGCTGACCAATGACGAAATCCACGATCTCTTCTACTTCTTCATCAGACAGGAATGCACCCTGTACACGGACTGGCTTGGAAGCACCTACAGGCAGGAAGAGCATATCGCCTCTTCCCAGAAGTTTTTCAGCACCGCCCATATCTAAAATGGTTCTGGAATCCGTCATGGATGAAACGGCAAATGCAATCCTTGATGGTATATTCGCTTTGATCACACCTGTGATAACATCTACTGACGGACGCTGGGTTGCGATGATTAAATGGATGCCCGCTGCCCTTGCCATTTGAGCAAGGCGCGTGATGGCATCTTCGACATCGGAGGACGCTACCATCATTAAATCTGCAAGCTCGTCCACTATAACTACAATGTACGGCAGAAGGGGCTGCTGTGCTTCCTCTTCGGCATTATGCCTTTTTACATACTCATTATAGCCTTCGATATTTCTTGTCCCGGTATGGGAGAAAAGCTCATAGCGCCTTTCCATCTCATTGACGACTTTTTGCAGCGCCTGAGCTGCTTTCTTCGGATTTGTCACTACCGGCGCCAGCAAATGCGGCACCCCGTTATATACATTCAATTCCACCATTTTTGGATCGATCATCATTAATTTTACTTCATGCGGTTTTGCCCTCATCAAAATGCTGGTAATGATTCCGTTAATGCACACACTCTTTCCGCTTCCTGTTGCACCGGCAACAAGAAGATGGGGCATTTTGTTGAGTTCTGCAAGGACAGCCTCTCCGGTAATATCACGGCCAAGCCCGATTAATAGCTTCGAGTCCGGTTTGTCGTTTTGCTTGGATTCAATAACTTCCCTAAGAGAAACCATGGCTACTTCAGAGTTAGGAACTTCTATTCCTATGGCGGATTTTCCGGGAATTGGTGCTTCTATCCGGATATCCTTGGCTGCCAGTGCCAGTGCCAAATCATCATTCAGACTAACGATTTTGCTTACCTTTACCCCAACATCGGGATGAACCTCATATTTTGTAACAGCGGGTCCTAAATGAACCTGTGTCACTCTCGCTTTTACCCCAAAACTCTGAAATGTTCTTTCGAGCTTAGCAGCATTCGCATGGATAAGCTCATACTCACCACTTTGATCCGTCTGCCTTGGCAATTTCAATAGTCTGATTGGCGGCAGCTCATAGTCTTTGTTTTCCACTTCAGTAAACGTAATTGGCGGCGCATTCTCATCCTCCGGTTCAGTCTCTGCTGCTTCCTGAACCTGATTAGAAGCCGCTTCCTGAGGATCCTCCTGATAAGCTCTTTCGGCAAAGCTTGAAATAATCGGTTCTGGCGCCGGTTCAGCAGTATTATTGATGGTAATAACAGTCTCTGGTTCTTCTTCGTGCTGGAGAGCCTGCTGTTCTTCTTCTCTTCTTGACTGTCTTTCTTCTCGTCTTGCCCTGCTTTTTTGTTTCCATTCTTTCATATCATCTATAAAAGCAGCCCATTGTTTTTTACAGAAATTCAGCATTGCGGCCATCATTTTTCCGGCAGCATCTCCGAACGTTTTTCCTGTAATGAGAACGAAACCGATAATAATTAATAAAAAGGCCACAATCTTTGAACCTGCTTCATCAAAAAGATAATAAAACAGTGCGAAAAAATTGCCCCCAGCATTCCGCCGCCTAAATCGGTTGTGCTTGTTTCTCCCCGGACCTCCATCCGGAATAGTTCCCATGTATTGGCTATCACACTTGGATCATCAAACTTCCCGCCATTTGAGAGAAGCTGAAATAATGTGACATGGCTTAACAGCAGCAGGGAGCTGATAATGAGATAAATGCCAATTAATTTTGTGTGGAATAGATAGGGAAGAGATCTCTTCCACATCAGGTAACCTGAAAATATGACTAATCCTATCAGGCTGAGCATGTACCATTCTCCCATAAAGAAACGGAAAAAAGCACGGTTGCTTTGCCGACCGCTCCCAGTTTAGCAATTGATATTACAGCAAGTGCCAGTATGATCAGCGCAATAAGTTCAAATTTCATTGTCCGTTTCAGTGTTTCGCTCTTTTTAGATTTTCTTTTCTTTCTTTTGGCCATTTTATCACCTTATCATTGTTCTTATTAACAGCATCATCAAAAATCCATTATGTAATACATCATGTCTGCTATGAAAGAAGAAGCAGCCATTTTTTGGCTGCTTCTAAAGTTACTTTTATTATATCATATCAATTCTTAATTAAGTTGTTTTTTGAATGTATTTCTCAGCTTAACTGCGTCAAGGTGATCATGGACCCGGGAGTATATCTTTCATCCATATAATGGGAGGGGTCGCTGCTCATGATTCTTAAGATTCGGCATTCCTGTCCTGAGTTCATTTCAACTAAGAGCGGGATTCCTTCATAAGACACAATTTTCTGTTTGCCAAAATCATCCTGCTCATTTTGGTAAATGAGCTCTTGGGGCATCATTGTATAAATGATCATTGAACCATCACTTCTTCTTTAGGTTTATTCATATCTATCAGCTCATTCAGCTTTGCCAGCGCAGGCCCTACCCCGCCAACTTCATCAATCAGGCCATATTCAACAGCATCCCTGCCGACCACGTTTGTCCCAATATCCCTGGTTAGGTTGCCTTTATCAAACATCAGGTCTTTAAATTTCTGTTCGGAAATATTTGAATGCTTTGTTACAAAATTAATAACCCGATCCTGCATTTTATCCATATACTCAAAAGTTTGCGGCACACCGATTACCAGGCCGGTCAGTCTTATAGGGTGGATGGTCATCGTAGCCGTCTCTGCAATAAATGAATAATCGCATGAAACAGCAATAGGCACACCAATGGAATGGCCTCCTCCAAGGACAATGGAGACGGTTGGCTTTGATAAAGATGCCAGCATTTCTGATATTGCCAGTCCGGCTTCCACATCACCGCCTACTGTATTCAAAATGACCAAAAGACCTTCTATCTTTGGGTTTTGCTCAATCGCTACAATTTGAGGAATTAAGTGTTCATATTTTGTTGTTTTATTTTGCGGCGGAAGCTGAAGATGTCCTTCTACTTGTCCGACAATGGTCAGGCAATGAATTTTGGAATCCTGAGACAGCTGAGGCACATTCGTTTGTCCAAGCTGCTGAATCTTCTCCATAAGAGCAGATGGTTTATCCTCTTTTGGCTGTTCTTGCCCTTCCCCGCCCTCATTGCGGTTATTTTTCATATCGTTTTCCATCCTTATTTCTCCCTTCAAGCAATATATTGTTAGTATGAACGCGGGATTCTTTTTCATGCGTTTTATTGCTGAAGACAGAAGGCAAAAAACACAGCCTGGCATGAATTCCAGGCTGTGTTTTATTTGTTATCCCTCCATCAGAATTGGAAGGATCATTGGTCTTCGTTT
This window of the Cytobacillus pseudoceanisediminis genome carries:
- a CDS encoding ABC transporter ATP-binding protein; translation: MDYVIEMLNIRKEFPGIVANDNITLQLKPGEIHALLGENGAGKSTLMNVLFGLYQPEKGEIKVKGKPVRITDPNIANDLGIGMVHQHFMLVDRFTVTENIILGKETTKGGKIDIKKAEKEVREISERYGLAVDPQAKISDISVGMQQRVEILKTLYRGAEILIFDEPTAVLTPQEIKELIQIMKTLIQEGKSIILITHKLKEIMEVCDRVTVIRKGVGIGTVNVSETNPNELASLMVGREVTFKTDKTVSKPQEQVLEIQDLNVKDSRGLGVVNKLNLNVRAGEIVGIAGVDGNGQSELIEAITGLRKSESGSIKLNGKEIINMSPRKVTETGVGHIPQDRHKHGLVLDFPIGENMVLQTYYKAPFSKKGVLNFKEIYRKATKLIKEFDVRTPSEYTLARALSGGNQQKAIIGREIDRNPDLLIAAQPTRGLDVGAIEYIHKRLIEQRDQGKAVLLISFELDEIMNVSDRIAVIYEGEIVAVVDPKQTTEQELGLLMAGSKRKEAGGENHV
- a CDS encoding BMP family lipoprotein — its product is MKKRKFGLALSLVLAAGTILGACGKSEEKGGETAGGDEKEKAFSVAMVTDVGGVDDKSFNQSAWEGLQAFGEENGLEKGKGGFDYLQSQSDADYSTNLNTLARQDFDLVFGIGFLMEGAINEIAQQQKDAHFGIVDAVVDQPNVASIMFKEQEAAFLAGVAAAKATKENKIGFIGGMEIPVIERFESGFLAGVQAVNPDIKVEVQYAGAFDKAELGQTIASKMYSSGVDVIFHAAGGTGNGLFKEARDLKKKDPARELWAIGVDSDQTAEGVVEIDGKEHNVILTSALKRVDNAVKDLSTKAKDGSFPGGETTTYGLAEDGVGLATINPEVSTKAEIEGAVKEWQEKIKNGDLTVPSTKDELASFSAE
- a CDS encoding GntR family transcriptional regulator → MSIKSDNRHLYLQVIDRLKQDIEDGVYKEKEKLPSEFDLAKQLGVSRATLREALRILEEENVIIRRHGVGTFVNAKPLFTSGIEQLNSVTNMILQAGMKPGTVFLSSVTMGPTEDDIRRFSCSLDQEIAVIERVRTANGEPVVYCVDKVPEDILPDTFSHEQESLLNMLEEEANRKITYAVAQIEPIGYHEKISPILECDPETALLVLKQMHFDEADTPILYSVNYFRADKFSFHVLRKRI
- a CDS encoding DNA translocase FtsK — translated: MAFLLIIIGFVLITGKTFGDAAGKMMAAMLNFCKKQWAAFIDDMKEWKQKSRARREERQSRREEEQQALQHEEEPETVITINNTAEPAPEPIISSFAERAYQEDPQEAASNQVQEAAETEPEDENAPPITFTEVENKDYELPPIRLLKLPRQTDQSGEYELIHANAAKLERTFQSFGVKARVTQVHLGPAVTKYEVHPDVGVKVSKIVSLNDDLALALAAKDIRIEAPIPGKSAIGIEVPNSEVAMVSLREVIESKQNDKPDSKLLIGLGRDITGEAVLAELNKMPHLLVAGATGSGKSVCINGIITSILMRAKPHEVKLMMIDPKMVELNVYNGVPHLLAPVVTNPKKAAQALQKVVNEMERRYELFSHTGTRNIEGYNEYVKRHNAEEEAQQPLLPYIVVIVDELADLMMVASSDVEDAITRLAQMARAAGIHLIIATQRPSVDVITGVIKANIPSRIAFAVSSMTDSRTILDMGGAEKLLGRGDMLFLPVGASKPVRVQGAFLSDEEVEEIVDFVIGQQKAQYQEEMIPEDIPEASGEVDDDLYEEAVELILEMQTASVSMLQRRFRIGYTRAARLIDEMEARGIVGPYEGSKPRAVLQGKPSEEASS
- a CDS encoding YlzJ-like family protein → MIIYTMMPQELIYQNEQDDFGKQKIVSYEGIPLLVEMNSGQECRILRIMSSDPSHYMDERYTPGSMITLTQLS
- a CDS encoding ClpP family protease, with the translated sequence MENDMKNNRNEGGEGQEQPKEDKPSALMEKIQQLGQTNVPQLSQDSKIHCLTIVGQVEGHLQLPPQNKTTKYEHLIPQIVAIEQNPKIEGLLVILNTVGGDVEAGLAISEMLASLSKPTVSIVLGGGHSIGVPIAVSCDYSFIAETATMTIHPIRLTGLVIGVPQTFEYMDKMQDRVINFVTKHSNISEQKFKDLMFDKGNLTRDIGTNVVGRDAVEYGLIDEVGGVGPALAKLNELIDMNKPKEEVMVQ